The following coding sequences lie in one Gadus macrocephalus chromosome 1, ASM3116895v1 genomic window:
- the LOC132466093 gene encoding uncharacterized protein LOC132466093 has product MTSLKQPCAVRWLSLHRAVESIKKNWPALVMELNEEAVGGNAQAQGLLGQIQPYSFIALMHTLADVLPVMTKLNLVFQKEDVNLATIRPMVQASVSALTHLRDAPGPEEQRYQTDFQEGMYKGIQVTHAGDRSVQAFKNARTRYIQHLIDALHARFPDDSLDLLNCFDVLLNPSRYPQTAALREYAEPAIQTMLGHFGQEIASEDDSATATTFIDAASAKRDAIPMMTALRSYGGLHFSSACEMLIRDYAEIFPEWVKLAKVACVIPVSSVPAERGFSLQNRIKTAQRSRLGEGRVTRLMRIASSRDTLDTFDFNSAAARFTAAKYRKK; this is encoded by the exons ATGACGAGTCTGAAGCAGCCATGCGCGGTCCGCTGGCTGTCATTGCATAGGGCAGTGGAGAGTATTAAAAAGAACTGGCCTGCTTTGGTGATGGAGCTAAATGAAGAAGCtgtgggaggaaatgcccaagcCCAAGGCCTCCTGGGACAAATCCAGCCATACAGCTTCATCGCCTTGATGCACACACTGGCTGATGTTCTCCCCGTGATGACCAAACTGAATTTGGTTTTCCAGAAAGAGGATGTAAATCTGGCCACAATCCGACCAATGGTTCAAGCATCCGTCTCGGCCCTCACACATCTACGAGATGCACCCGGTCCAGAAGAACAGAGGTACCAAACGGATTTCCAAGAAGGCATGTACAAAGGCATTCAAGTGACCCATGCAGGCGACCGGTCCGTTCAAGCCTTCAAAAATGCCCGAACAAGATACATTCAACACCTGATCGATGCTTTACACGCCCGTTTCCCTGACGATTCCCTGGATCTGCTTAACTGCTTCGACGTCCTTCTTAATCCCTCCCGATACCCACAGACAGCTG CACTTCGGGAGTATGCAGAACCAGCCATCCAAACCATGCTGGGTCATTTTGGCCAAGAAATTGCAAGCGAGGACGATTCGGCCACAGCCACCACATTCATCGATGCCGCAAGCGCGAAGCGAGATGCCATCCCAATGATGACAGCCCTCCGCAGTTACGGGGGCTTGCATTTTTCATCGGCCTGCGAGATGCTCATAAGAGATTACGCGGAAATCTTCCCAGAGTGGGTCAAACTGGCAAAGGTAGCCTGTGTTATCCCCGTCTCCAGTGTGCCAGCGGAGAGAGGCTTCTCCCTGCAGAACCGCATAAAGACTGCTCAGCGAAGCCGCCTTGGGGAAGGAAGAGTCACAAGGCTTATGCGCATTGCAAGCAGCAGAGACACACTAGATACATTTGACTTTAATTCAGCAGCGGCACGCTTCACAGCTGCCAAATATCGAAAGaagtaa